A genomic region of Exiguobacterium sp. Helios contains the following coding sequences:
- the hrcA gene encoding heat-inducible transcriptional repressor HrcA — translation MLTDRQLLILRAIVDDYIKTAQPVGSRTLSKRSDVTFSSATIRNEMADLEEMGLIEKPHTSAGRIPSELGYRFYVDHLIRPESISPQEAKALKSLFAHSVNENDRLIRHTADLLSELTHYTTLVLGPKEEGQRLHHLELIPLAEGRVVIVLVTETGHVEHKTLQLAEALSREAAGRLMERLNQTLRGTPLSQLRLRLLEEIRRFRSEHSEQTTLLSKALDIVLTDQHEERPLIYLGGKANMFDQPEFQDVAKLRPVLELIEQQEALFDFLSPSLDNQILITIGSENNVDALKDCSVIRAHYSVDGVSLGTLALIGPKRMDYNRGINSIIHLLQAFQTELRKNNLD, via the coding sequence GTGCTGACGGATCGCCAATTGTTGATTTTACGTGCAATCGTCGATGATTATATCAAAACCGCTCAACCCGTCGGCTCACGGACGCTCTCAAAACGGAGTGACGTGACGTTCAGTTCCGCGACCATTCGAAATGAGATGGCGGACCTCGAAGAAATGGGATTGATTGAAAAGCCGCATACTTCTGCCGGCCGAATTCCATCCGAGCTCGGATATCGATTTTACGTCGATCATTTGATTCGTCCGGAAAGCATCTCACCGCAAGAGGCAAAAGCGTTAAAATCGTTATTTGCCCATTCCGTGAATGAAAATGACCGGTTAATCCGTCATACAGCGGACTTGTTGAGCGAATTGACACATTATACGACGCTTGTATTAGGTCCAAAAGAAGAAGGACAACGTCTCCATCATTTAGAGCTGATTCCCTTGGCGGAAGGACGTGTCGTCATCGTTCTTGTGACAGAAACCGGTCACGTCGAACATAAGACACTTCAGCTCGCGGAAGCTCTCTCACGTGAGGCGGCCGGTCGCTTGATGGAACGGTTGAACCAGACGTTACGCGGAACGCCGCTCAGTCAGTTGCGTCTCCGTCTGCTTGAAGAAATCAGACGGTTCCGTTCCGAACATTCGGAGCAGACGACGCTGCTGTCAAAAGCACTCGATATCGTCTTGACGGATCAGCATGAGGAACGCCCTTTGATTTATCTCGGGGGGAAAGCGAACATGTTTGATCAACCTGAGTTTCAGGATGTCGCGAAACTGCGTCCGGTCCTCGAATTGATTGAACAACAGGAAGCTTTGTTCGATTTCTTGAGTCCGAGTCTCGATAATCAGATTTTGATTACGATCGGCAGCGAAAATAACGTCGATGCCTTAAAAGACTGCAGTGTGATTCGTGCCCATTATTCCGTTGACGGCGTTTCGCTCGGAACATTGGCTCTGATTGGTCCAAAGCGGATGGATTATAATCGAGGCATCAATTCGATCATTCATCTTTTACAAGCATTCCAAACCGAGTTGCGTAAAAACAACTTGGATTGA
- the hemW gene encoding radical SAM family heme chaperone HemW translates to MTPRAAYVHIPFCEHICYYCDFNKVFLKNQPVDEYLDALEREIELTLQQYPTDRLETIFIGGGTPTALNEDQMQRLMDIIAKHLLPLTDDALEYTVESNPDGVSPEKLDIMKAGGVNRVSFGVQSFDDGLLERIGRTHREAKVAETLEHAAKRFDNISVDLMFGLPNQTLDQVKYDVERALRLPITHISSYSLILEPHTVFAIQERKGKLPLPTQDLEADMYRLMIETIEAGGLHQYEISNFSLPGRESRHNRVYWENDEYYGFGAGSHSYINKTRRANIAPIPHYIKAEGLPVRNETPLTEVERMEEEMFLGLRMKEGVSERHFEEKYGHSLDQVFGQTIARLLPRGLVERTTTHLRLTDAGVPLANEVFAEFIGEAEVEG, encoded by the coding sequence ATGACTCCACGCGCCGCATATGTCCACATTCCGTTTTGTGAGCATATTTGTTATTACTGTGACTTTAATAAAGTCTTTTTAAAAAATCAGCCGGTCGACGAGTATCTCGATGCGTTGGAACGGGAAATCGAGCTGACGTTACAACAGTACCCGACTGATCGGCTCGAAACGATCTTTATCGGCGGAGGAACACCGACCGCCTTAAACGAAGATCAGATGCAACGTCTGATGGATATCATCGCGAAGCATCTCCTGCCGCTGACGGATGACGCTCTTGAATATACGGTCGAATCGAATCCGGACGGTGTCTCACCGGAAAAACTCGACATCATGAAAGCGGGCGGCGTCAACCGGGTCAGCTTTGGGGTCCAGTCGTTTGATGACGGATTACTCGAGCGCATCGGCCGGACGCACCGGGAAGCCAAAGTTGCCGAGACGCTCGAACATGCCGCAAAACGGTTTGACAACATTTCGGTTGACTTGATGTTTGGTCTGCCGAATCAAACGCTCGACCAAGTCAAATACGATGTCGAACGGGCGTTACGTTTACCGATTACCCATATCTCGTCGTATTCGTTGATTCTTGAGCCGCATACGGTTTTTGCGATTCAGGAACGAAAAGGGAAGTTGCCGTTACCGACACAGGATTTAGAAGCGGATATGTACCGCTTAATGATTGAAACGATTGAAGCCGGTGGATTGCATCAATATGAGATTTCAAACTTTTCCTTACCGGGTCGGGAAAGCCGGCATAACCGGGTCTACTGGGAAAACGACGAATATTACGGATTTGGTGCCGGTTCACACAGTTACATCAACAAGACACGGCGTGCGAACATTGCACCGATTCCGCACTATATCAAAGCAGAGGGTTTACCGGTCCGAAATGAGACGCCGTTGACGGAAGTCGAACGGATGGAAGAAGAGATGTTCCTCGGATTACGGATGAAAGAAGGGGTGTCGGAACGACACTTCGAAGAAAAATACGGGCATTCGCTTGATCAAGTGTTTGGACAGACGATCGCGAGACTGTTACCACGCGGACTCGTCGAGCGGACAACGACCCATCTTCGTTTAACGGACGCGGGTGTACCGCTCGCTAACGAAGTGTTTGCCGAGTTCATCGGGGAAGCGGAAGTCGAAGGGTAA
- the lepA gene encoding translation elongation factor 4, translated as MNNADRLKRQKSIRNFSIIAHIDHGKSTLADRILEKTGALTSREMKDQTLDAMDLERERGITIKLNAVQLKYTAKDGEEYILHLIDTPGHVDFTYEVSRSLAACEGAVLVVDAAQGIEAQTLANVYLALDNDLEILPIINKIDLPSADVERVRQEIEDVIGLDASEAVPTSAKAGIGIEEILEQIVAKVPAPTGDPEAPLEALIFDSYYDAYRGVVASIRVVNGTVKVGDKIRMMSTGKDFEVLELAVSTPKPLRQKELTVGDVGTLSASIKTVGDVRVGDTITLAKQPATEALPGYRKMNPMVYCGLYPIDAARYNDLREALERLQLSDAALEFEPETSQALGFGFRCGFLGMLHMEIIQERIEREFNIDMITTAPSVIYHVTTTAGEVLHVDNPSKMPEQQKVEFIEEPYVKAAVMTPNDYVGAIMELCQKKRGTFIDMEYIDTARVKITYELPLSEIVYDFFDQLKSSTKGYASLDYELIGYQQSRLVKMDILLNNENVDALSFIVHRDFAYERGKVIVDKLKALIPRMQFEVPIQAAVGTKIVARSTIKALRKNVLAKCYGGDISRKRKLLEKQKEGKKRMKMVGSVEVPQEAFMSVLSMDED; from the coding sequence ATGAATAATGCAGATCGTTTAAAGCGGCAAAAAAGTATTCGTAATTTCTCTATCATCGCTCATATCGACCACGGGAAATCGACACTTGCTGACCGTATTTTAGAAAAAACAGGTGCTTTGACATCACGTGAGATGAAAGATCAGACACTGGATGCGATGGATTTGGAACGTGAACGTGGGATTACCATTAAGTTGAATGCTGTTCAATTGAAGTATACGGCAAAAGATGGTGAGGAATATATCCTCCATCTGATTGATACACCGGGACACGTCGACTTCACATACGAAGTTTCCCGTTCCCTCGCAGCTTGTGAAGGAGCTGTCCTCGTCGTTGATGCGGCGCAAGGCATCGAAGCACAAACACTGGCTAACGTGTATTTGGCACTGGATAACGACTTGGAAATCTTGCCGATCATCAATAAGATTGATTTGCCTTCAGCAGACGTCGAACGTGTTCGTCAAGAGATTGAAGACGTAATTGGACTGGATGCTTCTGAAGCGGTTCCGACATCCGCGAAAGCCGGTATCGGGATTGAAGAGATCCTCGAACAAATCGTTGCGAAAGTTCCGGCACCGACGGGTGACCCGGAAGCACCGCTCGAAGCGTTGATTTTCGATTCGTATTACGATGCCTACCGTGGTGTCGTCGCGTCGATTCGTGTCGTCAACGGGACGGTGAAAGTCGGTGACAAGATTCGGATGATGTCGACCGGAAAAGACTTTGAGGTCTTGGAACTCGCGGTCTCGACACCGAAACCGCTCCGTCAAAAAGAATTGACGGTAGGAGATGTCGGTACGTTATCGGCTTCGATTAAAACAGTTGGTGATGTTCGCGTCGGGGATACGATTACCTTGGCGAAACAACCGGCGACAGAAGCTTTACCGGGATACCGGAAGATGAACCCGATGGTATACTGTGGTCTGTATCCGATTGACGCAGCACGCTATAATGATTTGCGTGAAGCGCTCGAACGTCTTCAATTGAGTGACGCAGCACTTGAATTCGAGCCGGAAACATCACAGGCGCTCGGATTCGGTTTCCGTTGCGGATTCCTTGGTATGCTTCACATGGAAATCATTCAGGAACGGATTGAACGCGAATTCAACATCGATATGATCACGACGGCTCCATCGGTTATCTATCATGTGACGACGACGGCCGGAGAAGTACTCCATGTCGATAACCCGTCGAAGATGCCGGAACAACAAAAAGTCGAGTTCATCGAAGAGCCATACGTTAAAGCAGCCGTTATGACACCAAACGACTATGTCGGTGCTATCATGGAGCTCTGTCAAAAGAAACGCGGAACGTTCATTGATATGGAATACATCGATACGGCACGTGTTAAAATCACGTATGAACTCCCGTTATCGGAAATCGTCTATGATTTCTTTGATCAGTTGAAATCAAGCACAAAAGGATATGCGTCGCTGGATTATGAATTGATCGGCTATCAGCAATCGCGTCTTGTTAAGATGGATATCTTACTCAACAATGAAAACGTCGATGCCTTGAGTTTCATCGTTCACCGTGATTTTGCGTACGAACGTGGGAAAGTCATCGTTGATAAATTAAAAGCACTCATTCCGCGGATGCAGTTCGAAGTACCAATTCAAGCGGCCGTCGGAACGAAGATTGTCGCCCGTTCGACAATCAAAGCGTTACGGAAAAACGTTCTCGCCAAGTGTTATGGCGGAGACATCTCGCGTAAACGTAAATTGCTCGAGAAGCAAAAAGAAGGTAAGAAACGCATGAAGATGGTAGGCTCGGTAGAGGTACCGCAAGAAGCCTTCATGTCGGTTCTGTCGATGGATGAAGATTAA
- the grpE gene encoding nucleotide exchange factor GrpE, with protein sequence MEENKQNQNLNTEETNEQQTEAETVEVTEEEVVQADLVEEPAAPDFEAQLAEAKASELRLRADFDNFKRRNRIEAENRAKYSSQTIVEKLLPLVDNLDRALQIESDNEETKSVLAGVEMVKRQLVETLQNEGVIEIPAVGEAFDPNLHQAVVQEPSEEHESGVVTAEFQKGYKLHDRVIRPSMVKVAE encoded by the coding sequence GTGGAAGAAAATAAACAGAATCAAAACCTCAATACTGAAGAAACAAACGAGCAACAAACAGAAGCAGAAACAGTTGAAGTAACAGAAGAAGAAGTCGTCCAGGCGGATCTCGTCGAAGAGCCGGCGGCACCTGACTTTGAGGCACAACTCGCAGAAGCAAAAGCATCAGAATTACGCCTCCGTGCGGATTTTGACAACTTCAAACGCCGGAACCGGATTGAAGCCGAAAACCGTGCGAAATATTCTTCGCAGACAATCGTCGAGAAGTTGCTCCCATTAGTCGATAATCTTGACCGTGCGCTTCAAATCGAATCGGACAACGAAGAGACAAAATCTGTCCTTGCCGGTGTCGAGATGGTCAAACGCCAATTGGTGGAAACACTTCAAAATGAAGGTGTCATCGAGATTCCAGCAGTCGGGGAAGCCTTTGATCCGAACCTGCATCAGGCAGTCGTTCAGGAGCCGAGTGAAGAACACGAATCAGGTGTCGTCACAGCGGAATTCCAAAAAGGATACAAATTACACGATCGTGTCATTCGTCCAAGTATGGTCAAAGTCGCAGAATAA